The following are encoded together in the Trachemys scripta elegans isolate TJP31775 chromosome 7, CAS_Tse_1.0, whole genome shotgun sequence genome:
- the PWWP2B gene encoding PWWP domain-containing protein 2B yields MEEAEAKELQVGSWLPVLVEQMVNDTLVVTLSCGERRFTGILLDCTKKSGLFCLPPPLLPKQEEPPADACTNWVPEDRQPVKGETESPFSSEKPPKGNHDEQVPPLLPPPSPGNVPPYPPYFEGAPFPPPLWLRHTYNQWVPQPPPRTIKRTKRRLSRNRDPGRLIMSTIRLRPRQVLCEKCKNTLNPEEANKARQNAKTRRKLSIQDKEQKKHSDSDYVEKRNKREKREEDKFSGELVHRTPVIKISYSTPQGKGEVVKIPSRIHGSVKPFCPQRILQNGGEDQEENRDSERYQETKCFMDKSASSQLASIPKLKLTRPVHSSADVPPPKIRLKPHRINDGQSVSIYKAELIDEINDLQSSRESNPSVFYTDESADRSLAEMSSGSSGDDDDFKRFPQGKDGHDNLAFLMNYRKRKADSSSLSVCSNDSLDESKSSSSEVTSPEMCDFLPGDDASVSSSSKDERKIVPPLTVRLHTQSVSKCVTEDGRTVSVGDIVWGKIHGFPWWPARVLDINLSQKENGEPSWREAKVSWFGSPTTSFLSVSKLSPFSESFKLRFNRKKKGMYRKAITEAAKAVEHLTPEIRDLLTQFET; encoded by the coding sequence GTCTGGGTTGTTCTGTCTTCCACCACCTTTGTTGCCAAAGCAAGAGGAACCTCCTGCTGATGCTTGCACTAACTGGGTTCCTGAAGACAGACAGCCTGTGAAGGGTGAGACTGAGTCACCGTTTTCTAGTGAAAAACCTCCCAAAGGAAACCATGATGAACAGGTTCCTCCTCTTTTGCCACCTCCATCACCAGGCAATGTTCCTCCTTACCCTCCCTATTTTGAGGgagctccttttcctcctcccttaTGGTTAAGACACACGTATAACCAATGGGTTCCTCAGCCACCACCAAGGACTATAAAGAGGACAAAAAGACGGTTGTCACGAAATAGAGACCCAGGAAGGCTCATCATGAGCACTATTAGACTGAGGCCCAGGCAAGTGCTCtgtgaaaaatgtaaaaacactCTGAACCCAGAGGAAGCGAACAAAGCCAGGCAAAATGCTAAAACAAGGAGGAAGCTAAGTATTCAGGACAAGGAGCAAAAAAAGCACAGTGATTCTGATTATGTGGAGAAAAGGAATAAAAGAGAAAAGAGGGAGGAAGACAAATTTTCTGGGGAATTAGTGCATCGAACTCCAGTTATAAAAATATCCTACAGCACGCCACAAGGTAAAGGCGAAGTTGTGAAAATTCCCTCCCGGATTCATGGCTCGGTTAAACCGTTTTGTCCACAGCGGATATTGCAGAATGGAGGGGAGGACCAAGAGGAGAACAGAGACTCTGAACGATATCAGGAAACCAAATGTTTTATGGATAAGTCGGCAAGCAGCCAACTTGCTTCCATTCCAAAACTGAAATTAACTAGGCCTGTGCATTCCAGTGCAGATGTTCCACCTCCCAAAATCAGACTGAAACCTCATCGAATAAATGATGGTCAGAGTGTTTCCATTTATAAAGCAGAACTTATTGATGAGATAAATGACCTTCAGAGTAGCAGGGAGTCCAATCCTTCTGTATTTTACACTGATGAATCTGCAGATAGAAGTTTAGCAGAGATGTCTTCAGGGAGTTCAGGTGACGATGATGACTTCAAAAGATTTCCCCAAGGTAAAGATGGACATGATAACTTGGCTTTTCTTATGAATTATCGTAAAAGGAAGGCAGATTCTTCTAGTTTATCGGTGTGTAGCAATGACAGTCTAGATGAATCCAAATCCTCTAGTTCAGAAGTAACATCACCAGAAATGTGTGACTTTTTACCTGGTGATGATGCGTCTGTCTCTtcatcttcaaaagatgagcgTAAAATTGTGCCACCATTAACAGTTAGACTACATACACAGAGTGTCTCTAAATGTGTCACTGAAGATGGAAGAACTGTTTCAGTGGGGGATATTGTTTGGGGTAAAATTCATGGTTTCCCATGGTGGCCGGCACGTGTTCTTGACATAAACCTTAGCCAGAAGGAAAATGGAGAACCTTCCTGGCGAGAAGCTAAAGTATCATGGTTTGGTTCTCCAACAACCTCATTCTTATCTGTTTCAAAactctctcctttctctgaaTCTTTCAAACTGAGATTTAATCGTAAGAAGAAAGGGATGTATCGGAAAGCTATTACAGAAGCTGCAAAGGCAGTAGAGCATCTGACCCCAGAAATAAGAGATCTCTTAACACAGTTTGAAACATAA